The Candidatus Desulfofervidus auxilii DNA segment AAGACTAGGGTTTCTAGTCCTACACATCATGTAGAGGTAGGCACAGTGTTTTTAGAAAAAGGTAAAATCTCAGAGGCCCAAAGACAATTTCTCCTAGCCCTAGAAGAAGACCCGGGTTTAGTAAAAGCATATGTGGGTTTAGCCTTGGTAAAGGCTTATCAAAAAGACCAAAATGCTGCATGGGTAAAAATAGAAGAAGCGAAAAAAATGGTTAAAACAGACGATGACAAAATAGATGTTTATAAAGGAGAAATCCATCTGGTTTATTTATTATTTACTCCTAAAATGTTACCTAAGGCGGAAAAGGCCTTTAAACAAATAATGAACCTAAGACCAGGGGATGCCTCAGCGTGTTTTTATATGGCCCTGCTTTATGAAAGGGCATTTCTTTTTGATAAATCCCTTTCTTTATTGGATAGGGTGTTAAAGACAGAAAATCCTTTTGTATTAAAGGCTTACAACGAGATAGACAAAATCGCTAAAATCAAAAAGGCCCAACCCTTAACTGAGGTAGGGAAAGAAATTGGTTTAAAGGATGTTATCACCAAGGCAGATATGGCTGCCCTGCTGGTGCACGAACTGCATTTACCCCAATTGATAGAAGTAATTCCTGATAGTTTACCCACAGCTAAAGACGTTTTGGGCGAGCGTTTTGCTAAAGAAATTTTAGCTATTATTCCTCTTGAAATTAGAGAACTTTCTGCCACTATAGATGGCTATTTTGAACCCCAGCAAAAACTCACTAAGGCCTCGTTTTGTGAAATACTCCAAGATATTTTAGTAAGGGTTACTGGGAATAGACAATTACGCCATCGTTTCCAAAGAGTTCGTTCTCCTTATAAAGATTTGGACCCTAAAGTGTCTTATTATAATGCTTGCATTCTTGGACTAGTAAAGGGGTTTGTCCTTCCCCAGGACAGGTCAAACAGAATCTTTGGTCCATTAAATCCCGTAAGTGGGGCAGATGCCTTGCTTGCCCTAAAACGCTTGCGGCAAGAAGCAAGAATTTTTTAACTTGACTTATCCCCCTTTTTTCTCTATTATGACCATCTGGTCATGTTAGAACATAAACCCCAAAAAACTTTTTTGAGTTTACCTGAAGAAAAGAGGCAAAAGATAGTAGAGATCGCTACCAAGGAATTTGCCATTAAAGGTTATGCTAAGGCTAGTTTAAATCGCATGGTAGAAAAATTGGGCATTGCAAAGGGTTCAATTTATCAGTATTTCCACAATAAAGAACACCTTTTTCTTTACGTTTTTTCTCATGGTGTCCGACTAGCCAAAGATATTTTAAAACCTATTAAAAGCCAAAAGGGAAATATTTTTGAAAAATTAAGTGCATCTTTAAAAATGGGTATCTTGTTTATTCAGCAGCATCCCCATATTTATCAGATTTATTTAAAAATTTTGTTTGAAGATAAAGTTCCGGGACGAAAGCACTTACTTAAGGCCATTAGATTTTATTCCCGAGATTATTTATTACCCCTTTTAAAGGAGGCACAGACAAAAGGAGAAATCCGCCAAGATTTGGATTTAGAAATGACGGCTTTTATGCTGGATGCTATGATGGAACGTTTTTTACAGGCATATTCATTGTCTTATTTGGATACTATTGATATTTATGAGGCAAAAACAGAGAGTTTAGAAAAGAAGATTTCTATCTGGATAGATATTTTAAAAAGGGGATTGAGTAATGGAAAGTGAGATTGAGGAAATTGCTAAAAAAATAGAAAAAGGAGAGCGGTTAAGTTTAGAAGAAGGATTGAGGTTATATGATGCACCTTTATTGACTATAGGAGAGCTGGCCAAGAAAGTAAAAGAGCGGTTACATGGTAAAAAGGTGTATTATGTCTATAATCAACATATAAATTACAGTAATATCTGTAAAAATTTATGTAAATTTTGTGCCTTTGGTAAACCCAAAGGAGACCCCCAGGGATTTACTTTAACCTTAGAAGAAATTGAGCAAAAGATAAAGGCTAGGCTTGATGAGCCTATAAAAGAAATTCATATTGTGGGTAGTGTTCAGCCTGACTTGCCATTTGATTATTATGTAGAGTTAATTAAGTTAGTGCATTCTTTACGGCCAGAGGCGATAATCAAGGCTTATACTATTACTGAGATTGCTCATTTTACAGAAATTTCAGGAAAAAATACAGAGCAAGTGTTGCGTATTTTAAAAGAAGCCGGAGTGCAAGTCTTACCAGGTGGAGGGGCTGAAATCTTTGCCCAAAGGGTGCGTCAAAAGA contains these protein-coding regions:
- a CDS encoding TetR/AcrR family transcriptional regulator, producing the protein MLEHKPQKTFLSLPEEKRQKIVEIATKEFAIKGYAKASLNRMVEKLGIAKGSIYQYFHNKEHLFLYVFSHGVRLAKDILKPIKSQKGNIFEKLSASLKMGILFIQQHPHIYQIYLKILFEDKVPGRKHLLKAIRFYSRDYLLPLLKEAQTKGEIRQDLDLEMTAFMLDAMMERFLQAYSLSYLDTIDIYEAKTESLEKKISIWIDILKRGLSNGK
- the mqnE gene encoding aminofutalosine synthase MqnE — translated: MESEIEEIAKKIEKGERLSLEEGLRLYDAPLLTIGELAKKVKERLHGKKVYYVYNQHINYSNICKNLCKFCAFGKPKGDPQGFTLTLEEIEQKIKARLDEPIKEIHIVGSVQPDLPFDYYVELIKLVHSLRPEAIIKAYTITEIAHFTEISGKNTEQVLRILKEAGVQVLPGGGAEIFAQRVRQKICPRKISGEKWLNIAQIAHRSGIPTNCTMLFGHIETKKERLEHLIALRELQDETKGFICFIPLCFHPQNTKLSHLPGPSGVDILKTMAISRIMLDNIPHIKAYWVMLTPKLAQVALNFGADDLDGTIIEEKITHMAEAQSPQALTRAELESLIRETGYKPIERDTFFREIN
- a CDS encoding tetratricopeptide repeat protein — protein: MKKMLNTVILLGFVFLGSCGHKGSLLKTRVSSPTHHVEVGTVFLEKGKISEAQRQFLLALEEDPGLVKAYVGLALVKAYQKDQNAAWVKIEEAKKMVKTDDDKIDVYKGEIHLVYLLFTPKMLPKAEKAFKQIMNLRPGDASACFYMALLYERAFLFDKSLSLLDRVLKTENPFVLKAYNEIDKIAKIKKAQPLTEVGKEIGLKDVITKADMAALLVHELHLPQLIEVIPDSLPTAKDVLGERFAKEILAIIPLEIRELSATIDGYFEPQQKLTKASFCEILQDILVRVTGNRQLRHRFQRVRSPYKDLDPKVSYYNACILGLVKGFVLPQDRSNRIFGPLNPVSGADALLALKRLRQEARIF